Proteins encoded together in one Hymenobacter monticola window:
- a CDS encoding 2Fe-2S iron-sulfur cluster-binding protein: protein MENDIRVYVEEAPGQRTELVGPTDMGLSLMELLKASGYDIMATCGGMALCATCHVEVLAGPALPEPEDAELDMLETLPVVHEGSRLSCQIRLTPRTDGLVVRLAATGA from the coding sequence TTGGAAAACGACATCCGCGTCTACGTCGAGGAAGCCCCCGGCCAACGTACTGAACTAGTGGGCCCCACCGACATGGGCCTCAGCCTGATGGAGCTGCTCAAAGCCAGCGGCTACGACATCATGGCCACTTGCGGGGGCATGGCCCTTTGCGCCACCTGCCACGTGGAGGTGCTGGCCGGCCCCGCCCTGCCCGAGCCCGAAGATGCCGAGCTCGACATGCTCGAAACCCTGCCCGTGGTGCACGAAGGCTCCCGCCTGAGCTGCCAGATTCGCCTCACGCCCCGCACCGACGGGCTGGTGGTGCGCTTGGCTGCCACGGGCGCTTAG
- a CDS encoding NAD(P)/FAD-dependent oxidoreductase, whose amino-acid sequence MSTPISTDICIIGAGPVGLFAVFEAGLLKLRCHVVDALPQPGGQLSEIYPKKPIYDIPGFPEVLAGDLVDNLMKQIEPFHPTFTLGERVERFEKLDDGSFQLFTTDGTEIHCKAVAIAGGLGSFEPRKPAVENLEQFEGGRGVHYMVRDPEHFRDKKIVIAGGGDSALDWTNFLANVASDVTLVHRGTTFRGAADSAEKVQKLHEAGKIKLVLSSNVTHLHGNGELKEVTITGNDGKAEKVPLDCFIPLFGLTPKLGPIGEWGLEIENDAVKVDTLDYSTSLPGVFAIGDINTYPGKLKLILCGFHEAALMCQGAFKYIFPDKKYTLKYTTVNGAPSM is encoded by the coding sequence ATGTCCACCCCCATTTCCACCGATATCTGCATCATCGGGGCCGGCCCGGTCGGCTTGTTTGCAGTGTTTGAGGCGGGCTTGCTCAAGCTCCGCTGCCACGTCGTTGATGCCCTGCCGCAGCCCGGCGGCCAGCTCTCCGAGATTTACCCCAAGAAGCCGATTTACGACATCCCCGGCTTCCCCGAGGTGCTGGCCGGCGACCTCGTCGACAATCTGATGAAGCAGATTGAGCCCTTCCACCCCACCTTCACGCTGGGCGAGCGGGTGGAGAGGTTTGAAAAGCTGGACGACGGCTCTTTCCAGCTCTTCACCACCGACGGCACCGAAATCCACTGCAAGGCCGTGGCCATTGCCGGCGGCCTGGGCTCGTTCGAGCCGCGCAAGCCGGCCGTGGAAAACCTGGAGCAATTTGAAGGCGGCCGCGGCGTGCACTACATGGTGCGCGACCCCGAGCACTTCCGCGACAAGAAAATTGTCATCGCCGGCGGCGGCGACTCGGCCCTCGACTGGACCAACTTCCTCGCCAACGTGGCTTCCGACGTGACGCTCGTGCACCGCGGCACCACCTTCCGCGGTGCCGCCGACTCGGCTGAGAAAGTGCAGAAGCTGCACGAGGCCGGCAAAATCAAGCTCGTGCTCAGCTCCAACGTGACGCACCTGCACGGCAACGGCGAGCTCAAGGAAGTGACCATCACCGGCAACGACGGCAAGGCCGAGAAGGTCCCGCTCGACTGCTTCATCCCGCTGTTCGGCCTCACGCCCAAGCTCGGCCCCATCGGCGAGTGGGGGCTGGAAATCGAGAACGACGCGGTGAAAGTGGATACGCTCGACTACAGCACCTCGCTGCCCGGCGTGTTCGCCATCGGCGACATCAACACCTACCCCGGCAAGCTCAAGCTCATCCTCTGCGGCTTTCACGAGGCAGCGCTGATGTGCCAAGGCGCGTTCAAGTACATTTTCCCCGACAAAAAATACACGCTCAAGTACACCACCGTGAACGGAGCACCATCTATGTAA
- a CDS encoding KdsC family phosphatase: protein MKLADLTARARRIRLVLTDCDGVLTDGGVYYSERGEEMKRFNIRDGMGVERLRNQGIATGIITGEVSPSVRTRAAKLRIEELHLGIKDKPACLQEIMARTGLQADEIAFIGDDTNDLEILGLVGFSACPGDATSFARAAADFHCQAFGGHGCFRELAEFIIAAQGSAQPMADDKGSE from the coding sequence ATGAAACTAGCCGACCTCACTGCCCGCGCCCGGCGTATCCGCCTCGTTCTCACCGACTGCGACGGTGTGCTCACCGACGGGGGCGTCTATTATTCGGAGCGCGGCGAGGAAATGAAGCGGTTCAACATCCGCGACGGCATGGGCGTGGAGCGCCTGCGCAACCAAGGCATTGCCACGGGCATCATCACGGGCGAGGTATCGCCCTCGGTGCGCACCCGCGCCGCCAAGCTGCGCATCGAGGAACTGCACCTCGGCATCAAGGACAAGCCGGCTTGCCTGCAGGAAATCATGGCCCGCACGGGCCTGCAGGCCGATGAGATTGCCTTCATCGGCGATGATACCAACGACCTTGAAATTCTGGGTTTGGTGGGATTTTCGGCCTGTCCGGGCGATGCCACGTCTTTCGCCCGCGCGGCGGCCGACTTTCATTGCCAGGCCTTTGGCGGCCACGGCTGCTTCCGCGAGCTGGCCGAGTTCATCATTGCCGCCCAGGGCAGCGCCCAGCCGATGGCGGACGATAAAGGAAGTGAGTAG
- a CDS encoding LuxR C-terminal-related transcriptional regulator: protein MIRLLLSDGHAPTREVLRLGLAAAPGLEVVGEAGTGDELLAQLGTVNSTVVLLDLSLPGPDALALLPALRGQYPQLRVLARGELSNEHYVARAFDLGAHGYILKSALVSELAHGLATVASGRSFLCSAIGMALLGRLYTGTPADGDAARVALGLSKREMEVLGLVAAGLTNAEIALKLFTSKRTVETHRQNIMDKTQTRNTAALIRLAASQGLLPE from the coding sequence ATGATTCGCCTGCTTCTCTCCGACGGCCACGCGCCCACGCGTGAAGTGTTGCGCCTCGGTTTGGCGGCAGCGCCCGGGCTCGAAGTAGTGGGCGAAGCCGGCACCGGCGACGAACTCCTGGCCCAACTTGGCACCGTCAACTCCACCGTCGTGCTGCTCGACCTGAGCCTGCCCGGCCCCGACGCCCTGGCGCTGCTGCCCGCCCTGCGCGGCCAATACCCGCAGCTGCGCGTACTAGCCCGCGGCGAGCTCAGCAACGAGCACTACGTGGCCCGCGCCTTCGACCTCGGCGCCCACGGCTACATCCTGAAAAGCGCCCTGGTCAGTGAGCTTGCGCATGGCTTGGCCACCGTGGCTTCGGGCCGCTCGTTTCTGTGCTCGGCCATTGGGATGGCGCTGTTGGGCCGCCTCTACACCGGCACGCCCGCCGACGGCGACGCCGCCCGCGTGGCCCTGGGCCTGAGCAAGCGCGAAATGGAGGTGCTGGGCCTGGTAGCCGCCGGCCTTACGAACGCCGAAATCGCCCTCAAGCTCTTCACCAGCAAGCGCACCGTCGAAACCCACCGCCAAAACATCATGGACAAAACCCAGACGCGCAACACGGCCGCCCTCATCCGGCTGGCCGCCAGTCAGGGCCTGCTGCCGGAATAG
- a CDS encoding response regulator → MTRILLADDHTILRDGIRALLSTAPDLEVVGEASNGAEVLTMLETIPADVVLMDVQMPVLDGFATMPELRQRFPEVNVLVLTMLDHENYVARMLEAGALGYVLKNAAITEIMYAIRTVATGSPFLCTEIGLAMLYKAVANTGGSTSSEEIGSHTGADLTARELEVLKLIAEGLTNGEIADKLFTSKRTIETHRQNIIAKTQAKNTAALIKLAVGRGLIS, encoded by the coding sequence ATGACTCGCATTCTTCTGGCCGATGACCACACCATTCTGCGCGATGGCATTCGGGCGCTGCTTTCAACGGCTCCCGACCTGGAAGTGGTAGGCGAGGCCAGCAACGGCGCCGAGGTGCTGACCATGCTCGAAACCATTCCTGCCGATGTGGTGCTGATGGACGTGCAAATGCCCGTGCTCGACGGCTTTGCTACCATGCCCGAGCTGCGCCAGCGCTTCCCGGAAGTGAACGTACTGGTGCTCACCATGCTCGACCACGAAAACTACGTGGCCCGCATGCTGGAGGCGGGGGCCTTGGGATACGTGCTCAAAAACGCCGCCATCACCGAAATCATGTACGCCATTCGAACAGTGGCCACCGGCAGCCCTTTCCTGTGCACGGAAATTGGGCTGGCCATGCTCTACAAGGCCGTGGCCAACACAGGCGGCAGCACTTCATCCGAAGAAATCGGCAGCCACACCGGGGCCGACCTCACGGCCCGCGAGCTGGAAGTGCTCAAGCTCATTGCCGAAGGGCTCACCAACGGCGAAATCGCCGACAAGCTCTTCACCAGCAAGCGCACCATCGAAACCCACCGCCAGAACATCATCGCCAAAACCCAAGCCAAAAACACCGCCGCCCTCATCAAGCTGGCCGTGGGCCGGGGGCTTATTTCATAG
- a CDS encoding anti-sigma factor family protein encodes MLRLITCQNATRLLDQQPDRALLWGPRASLWVHLRYCPYCKRYAKQTVLMAEWARAAASAREQTGPALSAAAKERMRERLAAGA; translated from the coding sequence ATGCTCCGACTCATTACCTGCCAAAACGCTACCCGCCTGCTCGACCAGCAGCCCGACCGCGCCCTGCTATGGGGGCCGCGCGCCAGCCTGTGGGTGCACCTGCGCTACTGCCCCTACTGCAAGCGCTACGCCAAGCAAACCGTGCTCATGGCCGAATGGGCCAGGGCGGCCGCTTCAGCCCGCGAACAGACGGGCCCCGCGCTATCGGCCGCCGCAAAGGAGCGGATGCGGGAGCGGCTGGCAGCGGGGGCGTAG
- a CDS encoding DUF1223 domain-containing protein, whose amino-acid sequence MELFTSEGCSSCPSADAALRDLETAQTVPGVEVIALGEHVDYWNRLGWKDAFSAPAYTARQRQYAQGFGTGSYTPQAVVNGRYELVGSRTGELAATVAKAAKAPQATVGLRVRQGRAEVRVQNLPAGTPTAEVLLAITESGLSSQVGRGENAGRLLRHAAVVRQLLPLGRVGADGTFSADQALTLPTAWQRPNLRAVVLVQEVASRHIVGVATAALSE is encoded by the coding sequence GTGGAATTATTCACCTCAGAAGGCTGCTCCAGCTGCCCAAGCGCCGATGCGGCCCTGCGCGACCTGGAAACCGCTCAAACCGTGCCCGGCGTTGAAGTTATTGCCCTCGGCGAGCACGTCGATTACTGGAACAGGCTGGGCTGGAAAGACGCTTTTTCCGCGCCGGCCTACACCGCGCGCCAGCGCCAGTACGCCCAAGGTTTCGGCACGGGCTCCTACACGCCTCAGGCCGTGGTGAATGGACGCTACGAATTGGTGGGCAGCCGCACCGGCGAGCTGGCGGCTACCGTGGCCAAAGCCGCCAAGGCACCTCAGGCCACCGTGGGCCTGCGCGTGCGCCAGGGCCGGGCCGAGGTGCGGGTGCAGAACCTGCCCGCCGGCACGCCCACGGCAGAAGTACTGCTGGCCATCACCGAAAGCGGCTTGTCGTCGCAGGTGGGGCGGGGCGAGAACGCCGGGCGCCTGCTGCGCCACGCAGCTGTGGTGCGCCAGCTGCTGCCGCTTGGGCGCGTGGGGGCAGACGGAACGTTTAGCGCCGACCAAGCGCTGACTTTGCCCACTGCTTGGCAACGGCCGAATTTGCGGGCCGTGGTGCTGGTGCAGGAAGTGGCTTCGCGGCACATTGTTGGAGTTGCTACCGCCGCCCTATCGGAGTGA
- a CDS encoding DUF4440 domain-containing protein, producing MKNSLTIIALLASGLPLVSMGQARQAVIDAENSFAAQAMQAGTKAAFLAYSAPTALIAEGGKLVSAQEVWQARPVQPTTRLSWYPILADVAQSGDLGYTTGPWTQLKDGQPQAGGEYVTVWRKQPDGTWKFAVDMGIERIGAAPAKPATVPQPRLQPAVATPSMAPSGIILDVDRKFAAAELSKPGASYEQSLSAEARLYRPGLSMMQGAAAVANMKNLGDSYIFAPTTGYLAAAGDLGYVVGDLRRMATAKHPEEKGSYLRIWRREAVAGWRVVLEIFNFAPVPVTTAGPNGSAAQSPLKRAQ from the coding sequence ATGAAGAATTCCTTGACAATTATAGCGTTATTGGCCTCCGGGCTGCCGTTGGTGAGCATGGGGCAGGCCCGCCAGGCGGTGATTGATGCCGAAAATTCTTTTGCGGCGCAGGCGATGCAGGCGGGCACCAAGGCTGCCTTTTTGGCTTATAGCGCCCCCACGGCGCTTATCGCGGAAGGCGGCAAGCTCGTCAGCGCCCAGGAGGTGTGGCAGGCCCGGCCGGTGCAGCCCACCACGCGCCTGAGCTGGTACCCCATTTTGGCCGATGTGGCCCAGTCGGGCGACCTGGGCTACACCACCGGCCCCTGGACGCAGCTCAAAGACGGCCAACCGCAGGCCGGGGGCGAGTACGTGACCGTGTGGCGCAAGCAGCCCGACGGCACCTGGAAATTTGCCGTCGACATGGGCATCGAGCGTATTGGCGCGGCACCGGCCAAGCCCGCCACGGTGCCCCAGCCGCGCCTGCAGCCGGCCGTGGCCACACCCAGTATGGCCCCGTCGGGCATTATTTTGGACGTGGACCGCAAGTTTGCCGCGGCCGAACTCTCCAAGCCCGGTGCCAGCTACGAGCAGTCGCTGAGTGCCGAAGCCCGCCTCTACCGGCCCGGCCTCTCCATGATGCAAGGGGCCGCCGCCGTGGCCAACATGAAAAACCTCGGTGACAGCTACATTTTTGCCCCCACCACCGGCTACCTGGCCGCCGCTGGCGACCTGGGCTACGTGGTGGGCGACCTGCGCCGCATGGCCACTGCCAAGCACCCCGAGGAAAAGGGCAGCTACCTGCGCATCTGGCGGCGCGAAGCCGTGGCCGGCTGGCGCGTGGTACTAGAAATTTTCAACTTCGCGCCGGTGCCCGTCACCACAGCCGGCCCGAACGGCAGCGCCGCACAGTCGCCCCTGAAGCGGGCGCAGTAA
- a CDS encoding nicotinate phosphoribosyltransferase has protein sequence MNSAPLSGLYEPSLALVTDLYQLTMAYGYWQQGLQDREAVFHLYFRKAPFQGGYAVAAGLALAVDWVENLRFSEDDLAYLGSLRGSKGGVMFPAEFLEYLRQLKFTCDIDAVAEGTVVFGNEPLIRVRGPLLQAQLLETALLTLVNFQTLIATKAARIREAAGPSDQVLEFGLRRAQGFDGGLGASRAAFLGGADATSNVLAGQRYGIPVRGTHAHSWVMSFGDEVQAFSAYAQAFPDDSVFLVDTYDTLEGVRQAIKVAREMRANGHELAGIRLDSGDLAYLSREARAVLDEAGFTETRIVASNDLEENLITSLKQQGARIDTWGVGTQLVTAYNQAALGGVYKLAALRKADDSGWDFTIKLSEQVAKTSVPGILQVRRYLNEYGKPRADMLYNTAVPLPDQLTIIDPADLTRRLAIKPETKFRELLEPVFRAGKRVLDLPTLAESRAHAQREVQSLDPSIRRFLNPHVFPVGLEKTLCDYRTELILEKKPVRGA, from the coding sequence ATGAATTCAGCGCCCCTTTCCGGCCTCTACGAGCCCTCGCTCGCCCTCGTCACCGACCTGTACCAGCTCACCATGGCCTACGGCTACTGGCAGCAGGGCCTGCAAGACCGCGAGGCGGTGTTCCACCTCTACTTCCGCAAGGCGCCGTTCCAAGGCGGGTACGCGGTGGCGGCGGGGCTGGCGTTGGCGGTGGACTGGGTGGAGAACCTGCGTTTCTCGGAAGATGACCTGGCTTACCTCGGCAGCTTGCGCGGCAGCAAGGGCGGCGTCATGTTTCCGGCCGAGTTTCTGGAATACCTGCGCCAGCTGAAATTCACCTGCGACATTGATGCCGTGGCCGAGGGCACGGTGGTGTTTGGCAACGAGCCGCTGATTCGGGTGCGTGGGCCGCTGCTGCAAGCCCAATTGCTGGAAACGGCCTTGCTCACGCTCGTCAATTTCCAGACCCTGATTGCCACCAAGGCCGCCCGCATCCGCGAGGCCGCGGGCCCTTCGGACCAGGTGCTGGAGTTTGGCCTGCGCCGCGCCCAGGGTTTCGATGGCGGCCTGGGGGCCAGCCGCGCGGCTTTTTTGGGTGGGGCCGATGCCACCAGCAACGTGCTGGCCGGGCAGCGCTACGGTATTCCGGTGCGCGGCACGCACGCGCACAGCTGGGTGATGTCATTTGGCGATGAAGTTCAGGCGTTTTCGGCCTACGCGCAGGCCTTTCCCGACGACTCGGTGTTTCTAGTCGATACCTACGACACGCTGGAAGGCGTGCGGCAGGCCATTAAGGTGGCCCGCGAGATGCGCGCCAACGGGCACGAGCTGGCCGGCATCCGCCTCGATTCGGGCGATTTGGCCTACCTCAGCCGCGAGGCGCGGGCGGTGCTCGACGAAGCCGGCTTTACGGAAACGCGCATCGTGGCCAGCAACGACCTGGAGGAAAACCTCATCACCAGCCTCAAGCAACAGGGCGCCCGCATCGACACCTGGGGCGTGGGGACCCAGCTCGTGACGGCCTACAACCAGGCCGCGCTGGGCGGGGTGTACAAGCTGGCCGCGCTGCGCAAGGCCGATGACTCGGGCTGGGACTTCACCATCAAGCTTTCGGAGCAGGTGGCCAAAACCAGTGTGCCGGGCATTTTGCAGGTGCGCCGCTACCTGAACGAGTACGGCAAGCCCCGCGCCGACATGCTCTACAACACCGCTGTGCCCCTCCCCGACCAGCTCACCATCATCGACCCGGCCGACCTCACCCGCCGCCTGGCCATCAAGCCCGAAACTAAGTTTCGGGAGCTGCTGGAGCCCGTATTCCGCGCCGGCAAGCGCGTGCTGGACCTGCCCACCCTGGCCGAAAGCCGCGCCCACGCCCAGCGCGAAGTGCAAAGCCTCGACCCCAGCATCCGCCGTTTCCTCAACCCCCACGTGTTTCCGGTGGGCCTGGAGAAAACGCTGTGCGACTACCGCACGGAGCTTATTCTGGAGAAGAAGCCCGTGCGCGGGGCGTAG
- a CDS encoding sigma-70 family RNA polymerase sigma factor, which translates to MTPSVPIPAQWPDRYGDELFRFALSRVSDTTVAEELVQETFLSALDGLATFRAEASERTWLFVILRRKIIDHYRRQARAKQVSLDQISEGGATEADFFNLETGHWADAQMPASWLNADAALEQEELHEAIQRCQDRLPAQQGAVFAMRFVEELSAEEICQELGITASNYWVLVHRAKLQLRRCLEKHGLGKN; encoded by the coding sequence ATGACCCCATCCGTTCCCATTCCGGCGCAGTGGCCCGACCGCTACGGCGACGAGCTTTTCCGCTTTGCCCTCAGCCGCGTGAGCGACACCACCGTGGCCGAAGAACTGGTGCAGGAAACTTTCCTGAGCGCCCTTGACGGCTTGGCTACCTTCCGGGCCGAGGCGTCGGAGCGCACCTGGCTGTTCGTCATTTTGCGGCGCAAAATCATCGACCATTACCGCCGGCAGGCCCGCGCCAAGCAAGTCAGTCTCGACCAAATAAGCGAAGGCGGCGCTACGGAAGCCGACTTCTTTAACCTGGAAACCGGGCACTGGGCCGATGCGCAAATGCCCGCCAGCTGGCTGAATGCCGATGCCGCGCTGGAGCAGGAGGAACTGCACGAGGCTATTCAGCGCTGCCAGGACCGGCTGCCGGCGCAACAGGGGGCCGTGTTTGCCATGCGCTTCGTGGAGGAATTATCGGCCGAAGAAATTTGTCAGGAGCTGGGCATCACTGCGTCTAACTACTGGGTGCTGGTGCACCGGGCCAAGCTGCAACTGCGCCGCTGCCTCGAAAAACACGGCTTAGGCAAGAATTAA
- a CDS encoding DUF1345 domain-containing protein, producing MPTTSSNFLFRAVHRVGRVSARYRLLAGLALGALAWAGTPASPRHISQWVAAWDAFAAVTLLLIAAAIFTANAARIREVANDEDPSRALAFGFVLVAALASLLGVVALLSSTKGLGSGGLSLNVALSMAAVFEAWLLVHTIFTLRYAHIFYDNDEAAGGDTGGLEFPGQDPEPDYLDFAYFAFTIGMAAQTADVTIPGRRQRRTALLHAFISFSFNTAIVALSISAIGGLL from the coding sequence GTGCCAACGACTTCTTCCAACTTTCTTTTTCGGGCAGTGCACCGCGTGGGCCGCGTTTCGGCGCGCTACCGGCTGCTGGCCGGTCTGGCGCTGGGCGCGCTGGCGTGGGCCGGCACCCCGGCCAGCCCCCGCCACATCAGCCAGTGGGTGGCCGCCTGGGACGCCTTCGCCGCCGTGACGCTGCTGCTCATCGCCGCCGCCATTTTCACGGCCAATGCCGCCCGCATCCGCGAAGTGGCCAACGACGAAGACCCTAGTCGGGCGCTGGCGTTCGGGTTTGTGCTGGTGGCGGCCCTGGCCAGCCTGCTGGGCGTGGTGGCCCTATTGAGCTCCACCAAAGGGCTGGGCTCCGGCGGGCTCTCGCTGAATGTGGCGCTGAGCATGGCGGCGGTATTCGAAGCCTGGCTGCTGGTGCACACCATCTTCACGCTGCGCTACGCCCACATTTTCTACGACAACGACGAAGCGGCCGGCGGCGACACCGGCGGCCTGGAATTTCCCGGCCAGGACCCCGAGCCCGACTACCTGGACTTTGCCTACTTCGCCTTCACCATTGGCATGGCCGCCCAAACGGCCGACGTCACCATCCCCGGCCGGCGGCAGCGCCGCACCGCCCTGCTCCACGCCTTCATCTCCTTCAGCTTCAACACCGCCATCGTGGCCCTGAGCATCAGCGCCATCGGCGGGCTTTTATAG